The following coding sequences lie in one Trichoderma breve strain T069 chromosome 1, whole genome shotgun sequence genomic window:
- a CDS encoding fungal zn(2)-Cys(6) binuclear cluster domain-containing protein, which translates to MSGAEGYLPTSPDEINQVLGPGVPLPMSTPPMHSPYASNMGNMGYFAGYPEPTIINAPKASKSRRRSAASQGGNLDQVKHRRTRSGCYTCRSRRVKCDETRPICDRCRKGSRDCIYPEPPGSKGNSGQPTAKSKDGSSAQYISPTSSNEGEEDDTEQEARLGTIPDDDEPDGTPRRESMSVISQPRRASAASPNMALTSARQTSETPSQEGNKSVSPSTSNVTTGSWTPAGYQGTETTLPASGGLDRMHLPQDFRSYLRYYRDNMTNYHYGLAVDEDDFFHSELPSVAIQCEPLLNALVGFAAYHVTLQNPNGQLQDFLQYYNKSLATIEEYLGDWVNLMGHQKAAFEILTHIYTPETAMQTSIGRMCLSWYARFDNIVALMGRFPTEIPREWFTTMIAYFQTQMASNPSELRWKIEDRSARLRLISYDMSTLYARGSRKQIAPTDYANEHNFLTAQLEEWKASWDPMLCDQKHLITDFNWQRPLSPDDIVNPYRPGLLYDHPLFNNTVIMMEWHSIVIMHKTQSPNISPEQLFTELGGHAFTVCELFECLEYWPDLPPGTLIAMQPCLAIAGLFLPHQPSNNMWVRRKFALLETQGHINPATRREKMAEIFGDPSCAQWWLPNDEGFTPILKSVRSFADERNARAMNTQQVNLREVKHLFDKLIL; encoded by the exons ATGTCGGGGGCGGAAGGCTATCTGCCTACCAGCCCCGACGAGATAAACCAGGTCCTCGGGCCCGGAGTTCCGTTGCCAATGTCGACCCCTCCAATGCACTCTCCATATGCCTCCAATATGGGAAACATGGGATATTTCGCCGGGTATCCGGAGCCTACAATAATCAATGCCCCGAAGGCCAGCAAGAGCCGGCGGCGTTCAGCTGCCAGCCAGGGCGGGAATTTAGATCAAGTGAAGCATCGTAGGACACGCTCTGGCTGTTATACGTGCCGGAGCCGCCGAGTCAAG TGTGACGAGACCCGGCCAATCTGTGACC GATGCAGGAAAGGCAGCCGAGACTGTATTTATCCTGAACCACCAGGATCCAAAGGTAATTCGGGCCAGCCTACAGCCAAATCTAAAGACGGTTCATCCGCTCAGTACATAAGTCCCACATCTTCTAAcgagggggaagaagacgatACAGAGCAGGAAGCAAGACTCGGAACCATTCCCGATGATGACGAACCCGATGGAACCCCCCGGCGAGAATCGATGTCTGTCATCTCACAACCCCGGAGAGCAAGTGCGGCTTCGCCTAATATGGCCCTTACGAGCGCCCGCCAAACCTCCGAAACACCATCGCAGGAAGGTAATAAGAGCGTTTCACCCTCAACTTCCAATGTAACGACGGGAAGCTGGACACCAGCTGGTTACCAGGGGACGGAAACGACTTTGCCAGCGAGCGGAGGCTTAGACCGGATGCATCTACCCCAAGATTTTCGGAGTTATCTCCGATATTACAGGGACAATATGACAAATTACCACTATGGCCTGGCGgtcgacgaggacgacttTTTCCATTCCGAGCTACCGAGTGTTGCGATACAATGTGAGCCGCTGCTCAATGCATTAGTTGGGTTTGCTGCGTATCACGTTACTTTACAAAATCCAAATGGACAACTGCAAGACTTCCTGCAGTACTATAACAAAAGC CTCGCTACAATCGAG GAGTATCTGGGGGATTGGGTCAATCTCATGGGTCACCAGAAGGCTGCATTTGAAATTCTTACCCATATCTACACTCCGGAGACGGCGATGCAAACCTCGATAGGTCGAATGTGTCTCAGCTGGTATGCTCGATTTGATAATATTGTTGCACTAATGGGTAGGTTTCCTACCGAGATACCCCGTGAGTGGTTCACCACCATGATTGCGTATTTCCAAACTCAGATGGCGTCAAATCCCTCGGAACTGCGCTGGAAGATTGAAGACCGATCCGCTCGCTTACGCCTCATCTCTTACGACATGTCGACCTTGTATGCTCGTGGAAGCCGAAAACAAATCGCACCGACGGATTACGCCAACGAGCACAATTTTCTGACTGCACAGCTTGAAGAATGGAAGGCAAGCTGGGATCCGATGCTATGCGACCAAAAACATCTCATTACCGATTTTAACTGGCAACGTCCCTTGAGCCCCGACGATATTGTCAACCCATATCGCCCGGGCTTACTCTACGATCACCCCCTATTCAACAACACCGTCATCATGATGGAATGGCATAGCATTGTTATTATGCATAAAACTCAGTCACCAAACATCTCTCCAGAACAGCTGTTCACTGAATTAGGAGGGCATGCATTTACGGTTTGCGAACTCTTCGAGTGCTTGGAGTATTGGCCAGATTTACCGCCGGGGACATTAATCGCGATGCAGCCGTGTCTCGCGATCGCGGGCCTCTTCTTGCCACACCAGCCGAGCAATAACATGTGGGTGCGACGGAAATTTGCACTTCTGGAAACTCAGGG GCATATTAACCCTGCGACTCGCCGTGAAAAGATGGCAGAGATCTTTGGAGACCCCTCATGTGCCCAGTGGTGGCTGCCTAATGATGAAGGGTTTACGCCGATTCTCAAAAGCGTAAGAAGCTTTGCGGACGAGCGAAACGCTAGAGCGATGAATACACAACAAGTCAACCTCCGTGAGGTTAAGCACCTCTTTGATAAACTGATCCTTTAA
- a CDS encoding MOSC domain-containing protein: MIPPISEVVALFDLTAIILLLTTVIVFVIPIFILFPPIPVERSDALRQTHTKVGIPASQSNLRTQTSPEHNYQPGKPPKIQSLFIYPVKSCRGIEVGHSKVLPKGFEFDRLFAFARQKSKAASALVPSGEDEAETKKHPQWEVITLRQVPLLANIKIDLWLPDVSKTSRQLGRVGGRFIVIRFPWRDSGLKGIIQWISAKLSRGLSGTPEKEFMLSIDFPSPEEIKAAGYQYEDTSFFAKSVYALNMRNEVPPELGLYLGVAVPVTIFMVDPDQRREVFRNAPRKADAGYQPVIDFQDAYPLHLLNLTSVRALESKVQKDDNLQFLDARRFRPNIIVSGLKEYDEDDWRSIEFSQPPQSATDKLPGSKFDVSCRTVRCKLPNVDPATGIRHKVEPDNSLRKYRNIDEGAPKSGCMGMQLCPIFPKTDDPEDLELSLEVGMEIKVLQRGHHLAL, encoded by the exons ATGATACCGCCAATCTCGGAAGTCGTGGCTTTGTTCGATCTCaccgccatcatcctcctGCTCACGACCGTCATCGTCTTTGTCattcccatcttcatcttgttccCGCCCATTCCAGTGGAGCGCAGTGATGCGCTGCGGCAAACTCACACCAAAGTCGGCATCCCTGCATCTCAGAGCAACCTCCGGACTCAGACATCGCCGGAGCACAATTACCAGCCAGGCAAGCCCCCCAAGATACAAAGTTTATTCATCTATCCTGTCAAATCGTGCCGGGGTATAGAGGTTGGACACAGCAAAGTGCTGCCCAAGGGGTTTGAGTTTGATCGCCTCTTTGCTTTCGCAAGACAAAAATCCAAGGCTGCGAGTGCTCTCGTGccatctggagaagatgaagctgagacCAAAAAGCATCCGCAATGGGAGGTCATCACTCTAAGGCAAGTGCCTTTGCTCGCAAATATCAAGATTGACCTATGGCTTCCTGATGTGAGCAAGACAAGCCGTCAGCTTGGTAGAGTGGGCGGCCGATTCATCGTCATTAGGTTCCCATGGAGAGACTCTGGTCTGAAGGGTATAATTCAGTGGATATCTGCCAAGTTGAGCCGCGGCCTCAGCGGTACTCCGGAAAAAGAGTTCATGCTATCAATTGACTTCCCCTCTCCCGAAGAAATCAAAGCTGCGGGCTATCAATACGAAGATACATCATTTTTCGCAAAGAGCGTTTATGCACTGAACATGAGGAACGAGGTCCCGCCAGAGTTGGGCCTGTATCTGGGAGTTGCTGTACCAGTAACCATTTTCATGGTAGACCCAGATCAGAGGAGGGAAGTCTTTAGGAATGCGCCGCGCAAAGCCGATGCCGGATACCAGCCGGTTATTGATTTTCAAGATGCA TATCCACTACATCTCCTCAACCTGACGAGTGTCCGCGCATTGGAGTCCAAGGTTCAGAAGGACGACAATCTTCAGTTTCTGGACGCGCGCCGCTTCCGCCCAAATATCATTG TTTCTGGCCTCAAAGAGtatgacgaggacgactgGCGAAGTATTGAATTCTCCCAGCCTCCCCAGAGCGCCACAGACAAGTTGCCAGGGAGCAAATTCGACGTCTCCTGTCGCACCGTCCG GTGCAAGTTGCCAAATGTCGATCCAGCTACGGGGATTCGACACAAGGTGGAGCCCGATAATTCGCTCAGGAAGTATCGAAACATTGATGAGGGGGCTCCCAAGAGTGGTTGTATGGGAATGCAACTCTGTCCCATATTTCCAAAGACCGACGACCCAGAGGACCTTGAATTGTCACTAGAAGTGGGTATGGAGATTAAGGTTCTGCAACGGGGCCATCACTTGGCCTTGTAG
- a CDS encoding SMC proteins flexible hinge domain-containing protein, giving the protein MRVIEVIIDGFKSYAVRTVISGWDESFNSITGLNGSGKSNILDSICFVLGITNMSTVRAQNLQDLIYKRGQAGVTKASVTIVFDNRDKKKSPIGFEEYATISVTRQIVLGGTSKYLINGHRAQQQTVQNLFQSVQLNINNPNFLIMQGRITKVLNMKPVEILAMIEEAAGTRMFEDRRDKALKTMAKKEMKLQELSEILREEIEPKLEKLRGEKRAFLDFQQTQNDLERLSRVVVAYDYTKCQEKLKQSAADLEAKKQRHSGLESSAARLRNEISNLEEDVKKIRSQRDKELRKGGKAQGLEDTVKKHANELVRLSTVMDLKHSSLSEEEEKKAAVEKTVAELETTLQSKEAESKEELLQTLQTGIASREGQENGYQGQLQEAKNRATAAATTQEQAKIKITHLQGRVREEEPRARKAKDQNADLLRELDGLKLQGQKLEGELGKLGLEPGQEEAMYKQESSLQQTVRKLRQDCDTLKRQVANIEFNYSDPVPNFDRSKVKGLVAQLFTLDGERTQAGTALEICAGGRLYNVVVDSEVTGTQLLQRGRLRKRVTIIPLNKISAFKASAQTIATAQRIAPGKVDLALSLVGYDDEVASAMEYVFGNTLICADAETAKRVTFDPNVRMRSITLEGDSYDPSGTLSGGSSPNSSGVLVTLQKLNTLTRQLNETETSLKDIQIRIAREKSKLDQARRIQQDLDLKKHEIKLAEDQISGNSSSSIIQEVENMKATIAELQKSISDAKSQQAEANADIKRIEKDMKDFDNNKDAKLVELQKSLDKLRELQGAQLDLEQVGGDLSAAREQLQEVEVAIKAQQKDIEDLVKQQAKVTETHNTAQAELDDERAKLHQFDDELRALEEATRSKNAQITEEGLEMQKLGHQIEKFHKEQQSAAENVSRLEAEYEWIHDEQDKFGRSGTAYDFQRQNIGECKSTLRNLTERFQGMKKKINPKVMNMIDSVEKKEVSLKQMIKTVIRDKRKIEETIVSLDEYKKKALQETWEKVNGDFGQIFSELLPGGSFAKLDPPENKTISDGLEVKVCLGKVWKQSLTELSGGQRSLVALSLIMALLQFKPAPMYILDEVDAALDLSHTQNIGRLIKTRFKGSQFIVVSLKDGMFQNANRIFRTRFSEGTSMVQALTPADLK; this is encoded by the exons ATGAGGGTGATAGAAGTGATCATTGAC GGTTTCAAGTCCTACGCCGTGCGAACGGTGATATCAGGATG GGACGAGagcttcaactccatcaccGGCCTCAATGGCAGCGGAAAGTCGAACATACTCGATTCAATATGCTTTGTCCTCGGAATCACAAACATGTCCACCGTCCGAGCGCAGAACCTCCAG GATCTTATATACAAACGAGGCCAGGCGGGCGTCACTAAGGCCAGCGTCACGATCGTCTTTGACAACAGAGATAAGAAGAAGTCTCCCATTGGATTCGAGGAGTATGCCACTATCAGTGTGACTCGCCAGATCGTTCTGGGCGGCACATCCAAATATCTGATCAACGGCCATCGCGCACAGCAACAGACAGTTCAGAACCTCTTCCAATCTGTTCAGCTGAACATCAACAACCCAAATTTCCTCATTATGCAGGGGCGAATCACCAAAGTTCTCAACATGAAACCAGTGGAAATTCTAGCCATGATCGAAGAGGCCGCGGGAACGAGAATGTTTGAGGACAGGAGAGACAAGGCACTGaagacaatggcaaagaaagagatgaaacTACAAGAGCTCAGTGAGATTCTCAGGGAAGAAATCGAACCAAAATTGGAAAAACTtcgaggagagaaaagagcctTTTTGGATTTCCAGCAAACGCAGAATGATCTCGAGCGACTCTCCCGCGTTGTAGTGGCATACGACTACACAAAATGTCAGGAGAAGTTGAAACAGTCCGCAGCTGATCTTGAGGCTAAGAAGCAGCGCCATAGCGGCCTCGAAAGCTCAGCTGCTCGTCTTCGCAACGAGATCTCAAAtctagaagaagatgtcAAAAAGATACGGTCACAACGAGATAAGGAGCTCAGAAAAGGTGGCAAGGCACAAGGTCTCGAGGATACGGTGAAGAAGCACGCCAATGAGTTAGTGAGACTTTCAACAGTCATGGACCTGAAGCACTCGAGCTTaagcgaggaggaagaaaagaaagccgCTGTCGAAAAAACTGTAGCAGAATTGGAAACTACCCTCCAG agcaaagaagCCGAATCTAAAGAGGAGTTGCTACAGACGTTGCAGACTGGAATTGCCTCGAGGGAGGGACAAGAGAATGGATACCAAGGACAACTCCAAGAGGCCAAAAATCGCGCCACTGCTGCCGCAACCACACAGGAGCAGGCAAAAATCAAGATTACACATTTGCAAGGTCGAGTGAGGGAGGAAGAGCCTCGAGCTCGGAAAGCCAAGGACCAGAATGCCGATCTCCTGCGTGAGTTGGATGGCTTAAAGCTGCAGGGACAGAAGCTGGAAGGGGAACTGGGCAAACTTGGTCTCGAGCCTGGCCAAGAGGAAGCCATGTATAAACAAGAGTCAAGCTTGCAGCAAACTGTCCGAAAGCTGCGGCAAGATTGCGACACCCTGAAACGACAAGTTGCCAATATCGAATTTAACTACTCCGACCCTGTTCCCAACTTTGATAGGTCAAAAGTCAAAGGTCTGGTCGCACAATTGTTCACACTTGACGGCGAGCGAACCCAAGCTGGAACCGCGCTGGAAATTTGCGCCGGTGGACGCTTATACAATGTTGTGGTCGATTCAGAAGTTACGGGTACACAGCTGCTTCAACGGGGTAGACTAAGGAAGCGAGTGACAATTATTCCTCTCAACAAGATTTCAGCTTTCAAGGCGTCAGCACAAACCATCGCAACTGCACAGAGAATTGCGCCTGGCAAAGTCGATCTCGCACTATCCTTGGTAGGCTACGATGATGAAGTGGCCTCTGCAATGGAATACGTCTTTGGCAATACGCTTATATGTGCGGACGCCGAGACGGCGAAAAGAGTCACGTTTGATCCCAACGTCAGAATGAGGAGCATCACATTAGAAGGAGATTCCTATGATCCTTCTGGAACACTTTCCGGTGGCAGTTCTCCAAACTCCAGTGGTGTCCTGGTGACATTGCAAAAGCTAAATACTCTGACTCGGCAACTCAATGAGACAGAAACGTCATTAAAAGACATTCAGATCAGGATTGCAAGAGAGAAATCTAAGCTAGATCAAGCCCGTCGTATTCAGCAAGACTTGGACTTGAAGAAACACGAGATCAAGTTGGCTGAAGACCAGATCAGCGGAAACTCGTCTTCCTCGATCATCCAGGAAGTCGAAAATATGAAGGCGACCATTGCTGAGCTGCAAAAGAGCATATCCGACGCCAAATCACAACAGGCTGAGGCCAATGCGGACATCAAGCGCATTGAGAAGGATATGAAAGACTTTGATAATaacaaagacgccaagctAGTGGAGCTTCAGAAGTCTCTAGACAAACTGAGG GAGCTGCAGGGGGCTCAACTAGACTTAGAGCAAGTTGGAGGCGATCTGTCAGCGGCTCGAGAGCAACTTCAAGAAGTAGAAgttgccatcaaggcccaACAGAAAGATATCGAAGACTTGGTGAAGCAGCAGGCCAAGGTGACAGAGACACACAACACCGCGCAAGCCGAACTTGATGACGAGAGAGCAAAGCTACACCAGTTCGATGATGAACTCCGAGCCTTGGAGGAAGCCACACGCTCAAAGAATGCGCAGATCACAGAAGAAGGTCTAGAGATGCAGAAACTTGGCCATCAAATCGAGAAATTCCACAAGGAACAGCAATCCGCGGCGGAAAATGTTTCTCGGCTCGAGGCTGAGTACGAATGGATTCACGATGAGCAAGACAAATTCGGCCGCAGTGGCACGGCCTATGATTTCCAGCGCCAGAACATAGGAGAGTGCAAGTCAACGCTAAGGAATCTGACTGAGCGGTTCCAAGgcatgaagaaaaagatcAATCCCAAGGTGATGAATATGATTGACAGcgtggaaaagaaggaggTATCACTCAAGCAGATGATCAAGACTGTCATCCGAGACAAGCGCAAGATTGAGGAAACTATTGTCAGCTTGGACgagtacaagaagaaggcgctgCAAGAGACTTGGGAGAAGGTGAATGGCGATTTCGGTCAAATCTTCTCTGAGCTTCTCCCGGGAGGCAGTTTCGCCAAGCTGGATCCTCCAGAGAACAAGACAATCAGCGACGGGCTTGAGGTCAAAGTCTGCCTGGGCAAGGTGTGGAAGCAAAGTCTGACAGAACTCAGCGGTGGCCAAAG GTCACTGGTTGCACTCTCACTCATCATGGCTCTGTTGCAGTTCAAGCCTGCGCCAATGTACATTCTCGACGAGGTCGATGCCGCTCTCGATCTCTCCCATACACAAAACATTGGACGACTCATCAAGACACGCTTCAAGGGCTCACAGTTTATCGTCGTGAGTCTGAAGGACGGCATGTTCCAGAACGCTAACCGTATCTTCCGGACACGATTCAGTGAAGGAACGAGTATGGTTCAGGCGCTTACACCAGCGGACTTGAAATGA
- a CDS encoding inner centromere protein, ARK binding region domain-containing protein yields the protein MTAVRGPRLQVGSAAWVGEERASALEIVQSEVEEFSFSAHNEVEWLNEHMAAIFNENEVNITEAFKTPSKLRGKTPHTIRKANAAETRVPLSDVFAAAPPSVSKNQPPTPTTRFQPPQLHQVAAKRPPPPRAMQDSGYYGSQEFIATDPSEAAEPEDLASPYSDIVLPPGGSSIRRSPVRKIVSVSPTKSFPATKEDSTARNLPDVPSDVAQDELKISARDFDVDESSSEPAVTSPAPSSRNPPISLHQSDEPSDDEQSASEGSSPIRTVVRKSSLNFASLPAREPLTSGKSLGARQSRNSHFDTGNSSRTSYYQRQTGGKSLGNLAKHDPPHEDKADGMEVDAQEASPVYEASEADRPGVNHTKTYTQRLQDQISMLSKPQGSFGQTKQTLNAAATQQDSVQAQSVTSPKAPSAEREPVSTTPRHSPDDDDDDWIESPNTAKKAREAREAREAMETRPILTKSFTADIMEGIQDREDDDPLHAGEQTSQGLFNAVKSTSSSTMPTDASALARDTAPLSKAISISNPSLAFSQDDFADTPSKSPTRGFRDSPLKQVKSKLSSILKSSRGLLATNADGKALMSPSTTRLALHAGPSSESVVMKSQEMESQTVESASPTKPIARRTRASTEREKEQKRRENEVKRMEEQMDKLDKAREKEREKARAFTQEQEKVATMEKEIAAKRQDERLAIKPTSIPSKAGPSSPRKLRAGEPSQFRQADQDTDMSDSQPPMPPPSSSKPTQPGRGKDSKRPVRPVKETASKIKAPPTVIRVNTGSQHSQFQPAGSRVSTASHDTLNSNHSTASSKTSKSSYQAKSSVPKAAPPSAGRSKAAELAARKKEQDERESQRRRDAKAEMEKKRIAAQEEQRKQDQQRRLELERQKQQEEEKKRQAAIEKAKQTRAPPPAVRSQPNGPPDSTLAQQRSAFSKAEGQPARPPSRLAGMRDDSSRPASTILSNAAKAGAKRTLGPETTDDTYSRPPPSRGAPAYHTKDSKRRRTSEHGEDESDVDNAPKLKGPPVRPSTGFKKDLPTKSAFQNGYAAASHSATRDLFKAAVTAQHNSHIKAANPLDMAQISKGPIPFAPGSSAVGPSHKTPARPGQLASVKGSVRKASPRFQNGDSIELPEIQTDDDDDDDDETEGMNVAAWADSPDLRRALMRQETMDPSQIFGPPAPLIMEEVFNKSKDKWHKFRQRTSSANWSGLDRLTEDDIRKDMAARDKLRRDGGWSYEMSKDML from the exons ATGACTGCAGTACGAGGCCCGCGTCTCCAGGTCGGGTCCGCGGCGTGGGTCGGGGAAGAGCGAGCATCTGCGCTGGAGATTGTGCAGTCAGAAGTAGAGgaattctctttttctgccCACAATGAGGTTGAATGGCTTAATGAGCATATGGCTGCAATATTCAACGAGAACGAAGT TAACATCACAGAAGCTTTTAAAACTCCCAGTAAACTTAGGGGCAAAACACCCCATACGATTCGGAAGGCTAATGCAGCAGAGACACGAGTG CCTCTGTCCGATGTAttcgcagcagcacctcCTAGTGTTTCGAAGAATCAACCTCCCACCCCTACCACTCGCTTCCAGCCTCCTCAGCTACACCAGGTCGCGGCAAAA CgaccgcctcctcctcgagctATGCAGGATTCTGGTTATTATGGAAGCCAGGAGTTCATTGCCACGGACCCTAGCGAAGCTGCAGAGCCCGAAGACCTTGCGAGTCCCTACAGCGATATTGTATTACCCCCTGGCGGATCTTCCATACGACGGAGTCCGGTTCGAAAAATTGTTTCAGTGTCTCCCACAAAAAGCTTTCCAGCGACAAAGGAGGATTCAACAGCACGCAACTTGCCAGATGTGCCATCCGATGTTGCACAAGATGAGCTAAAGATATCAGCTAGAGATTTCGATGTGGATGAATCATCTTCTGAACCAGCTGTAACATCGCCAGCTCCATCTTCTAGGAATCCGCCTATATCTCTCCACCAGTCTGATGAGCCTTCGGATGATGAACAGTCTGCGTCTGAGGGATCAAGCCCCATCAGGACCGTAGTTCGAAAAAGTAGCTTGAATTTTGCTTCGTTGCCAGCTAGGGAGCCTCTTACCTCGGGCAAAAGCCTTGGTGCCCGCCAGTCTCGGAACAGCCATTTCGATACCGGCAACAGTAGCAGAACAAGCTACTATCAAAGACAAACTGGTGGGAAAAGCCTTGGAAATCTCGCTAAGCACGATCCTCCACACGAGGACAAAGCCGACGGTATGGAAGTGGATGCACAAGAGGCGTCCCCCGTTTATGAAGCCTCTGAGGCTGATCGACCTGGCGTGAACCATACGAAAACATATACGCAGAGATTACAGGATCAAATCAGCATGCTGAGCAAACCACAAGGCAGCTTTGGACAAACTAAGCAGACATTGAATGCGGCAGCAACACAACAAGACTCTGTTCAAGCACAGTCCGTTACGAGTCCAAAGGCGCCCTCTGCCGAGAGGGAGCCAGTCTCTACAACGCCACGGCATTCTcccgatgacgatgatgatgactggatCGAATCCCCAAATACTGCCAAAAAGGCTAGAGAAGCTAGGGAGGCCAGGGAAGCTATGGAAACAAGACCCATTCTGACCAAGAGCTTTACAGCCGACATCATGGAAGGCATTCAGGAtagagaagatgatgacccACTTCACGCTGGTGAGCAGACATCTCAGGGCCTTTTCAATGCCGTAaaatcaacatcttcatcgactATGCCTACGGATGCCTCTGCCCTGGCGAGGGACACTGCTCCTTTGTCCAAGGCAATCTCCATATCGAACCCCAGCCTGGCATTTTCGCAGGATGATTTCGCAGACACTCCTTCTAAATCACCCACTCGGGGCTTCCGGGATAGTCCTCTGAAGCAAGTCAAGAGCAAACTGTCGTCTATTCTGAAAAGCTCTCGCGGACTACTTGCTACAAATGCTGACGGCAAGGCCCTTATGTCACCATCGACCACCCGCCTGGCGTTGCATGCGGGGCCATCTTCAGAGTCTGTCGTTATGAAGTCCCAAGAGATGGAATCTCAGACTGTGGAATCTGCGAGCCCAACAAAGCCAATTGCACGTCGCACAAGAGCGTCTACAGAACGGGAAAAGGAACAGAAGCGCCGAGAGAATGAAGTTAAGCGCATGGAAGAGCAGATGGATAAGCTTGACAAGGCACgcgagaaagagagagaaaaggctcGAGCATTTACCCAAGAGCAGGAGAAGGTGGCTACTATGGAAAAGGAGATTGCTGCCAAGAGACAAGACGAGAGACTGGCAATCAAGCCAACTTCTATTCCCTCCAAGGCTGGCCCGTCCAGTCCGCGCAAGCTGAGAGCTGGCGAGCCGTCTCAGTTCAGACAAGCTGATCAAGATACTGACATGTCTGACTCTCAGCCTCCGATgccccctccttcttcttccaagccaACTCAACCCGGCCGTGGTAAGGACAGCAAACGACCAGTGAGACCAGTGAAAGAGACAGCCTCAAAGATAAAAGCACCCCCTACGGTTATTAGAGTCAACACCGGCTCACAGCACTCACAATTCCAGCCTGCTGGCAGCCGAGTATCCACAGCATCTCATGACACCTTGAACTCTAACCATTCGACGGCCTCATCAAAAACTAGCAAGTCCTCTTATCAGGCCAAGTCTTCAGTACCTAAAGCTGCTCCGCCCTCTGCTGGTCGATCCAAAGCTGCGGAATTGGCCGCCAGGAAAAAGGAGCAAGATGAGAGGGAATCACAACGGCGCCGCGACGCAAaggcagagatggagaaaaagcGAATTGCAGCACAAGAGGAGCAGCGAAAGCAAGACCAACAGCGACGCCTTGAGTTGGAGAGGCAGAAacagcaggaagaagagaaaaaaaggcaggCTGCTattgaaaaggccaagcagaCGAGAGCCCCTCCCCCAGCGGTACGATCACAGCCAAATGGCCCACCAGATTCAACCTTGGCTCAGCAGAGGTCGGCATTTTCAAAAGCTGAGGGTCAACCTGCTCGACCGCCCTCCCGGTTGGCTGGCATGCGCGATGATTCAAGCAGACCTGCTAGCACCATTCTatccaacgccgccaaagcGGGTGCGAAACGCACCCTGGGGCCGGAGACGACTGACGATACTTATTCAAGACCCCCGCCCTCTCGAGGTGCGCCGGCCTACCACACAAAGGATTCTAAGCGGCGCCGGACCAGTGAAcatggcgaggatgagtCGGACGTAGACAATGCTCCTAAACTCAAAGGCCCACCAGTGAGGCCGTCAACAGGATTCAAAAAG GATCTGCCGACAAAGTCTGCCTTCCAGAATGGATATGCGGCTGCCTCACACAGTGCCACTCGAGATTTGTTCAAGGCCGCCGTCACAGCCCAACACAATAGCCACATCAAAGCAGCCAACCCTCTTGATATGGCTCAGATCTCAAAGGGCCCGATTCCATTTGCGCCAGGCTCGAGTGCTGTTGGACCTTCTCACAAGACGCCGGCCCGTCCTGGACAGTTGGCTAGTGTTAAAGGGAGCGTGAGGAAGGCCTCGCCGCGGTTCCAGAATGGCGATTCAATTGAGCTTCCCGAGATTCAGActgacgatgacgatgacgacgacgacgaaactGAAGGAATGAACGTTGCTGCGTGGGCCGACTCTCCTGACTTGCGCCGTGCTCTCATGAGGCAAGAAACGATGGACCCATCGCAGATCTTTGGTCCACCGGCGCCCTTGATCATGGAAGAAGTTTTCAATAAGAGCAAAGATAAATGGCACAAATTCCGCCAGAGGACGTCTAGTGCCAACTGGAGCGGCCTGGATCGTTTGACTGAGGATGACATTAGAAAGGATATGGCGGCTCGCGACAAGCTGcgccgagatggaggatggTCTTATGAGATGAGCAAAGACATGCTATAA